From a single Myotis daubentonii chromosome 5, mMyoDau2.1, whole genome shotgun sequence genomic region:
- the LOC132234999 gene encoding LOW QUALITY PROTEIN: zinc finger protein 709-like (The sequence of the model RefSeq protein was modified relative to this genomic sequence to represent the inferred CDS: substituted 1 base at 1 genomic stop codon) → MDSVAFVDVNVEFTTEEWAFLDPTQKKLFTDVMLETFWNLASVACILEEECDDHDNEEQYENHGMNLSSHMVERLCTKKDGSQCRENFSQIPNHNEKKETPTEIKQPKSRLCRQIFMRYLSLNNHLSSHIGPKLYLCQEYEENSYKCKEPEKAFKHHQHIQRHESSPSGKAFHYSASLKNHERMHIAGKPYQCKQCGKSFSRLIFFKLHKNSHSGEKPYQSKQCGKAFNSPKYSGKNERTHTAEKPYQCQKSGKAFSSTSLRNQERTHTGEKHYECGNVFSWLSSLGEHKRSQARKQPHECKECGKTFLYPFLLKIHERRHTGEKPYECNHCGKAFFHPTSFRSHVRAHNKEKFYECKQCGKAFSSVGALGKHKRNHDGKKPYECKECGKTFLYQYSLRIHEKTHTGEKPYECKHCNKDFFHRTSLRRHERTHTGEKPYECKQCGKAFFYTGSLQSHERTHNKEKPYECKQCGKTFSFSKSLSNHERMHIVEKTYECKQCGKAFRYSISLRNHEKIHTVEKPYECKQCGKTFRYSTYLRNHERMHTRDKSYECKQCGKVFRHSTFLSNHERMHTGEKPYEYKQCEKAFSSPSSLAAHKSNHDRKKPHECKECGKTFLYPSLLRIHERMHTGEKPYECNHCGKAFSYLTSLQCHERTHNKEKPYECKECGKAFRHPILLRNHERMHTGEKPYECKQCGKAFSSPNSLATHKRNHDGKKPHECKDCGKTFLYPSLLRSHERMHTGEKPYECKHCGKDFSQRTYLRRHERTHTGIKCYEYKHCDKGFYYLFSLXHERTHTGEKPYECKKCKAFSYTHSL, encoded by the exons GACTCAGTGGCCTTTGTGGATGTTAATGTGGAGTTCACCACAGAGGAGTGGGCTTTCCTGGATCCCACCCAGAAGAAACTCTTCACAGATGTGATGCTGGAAACCTTCTGGAACCTGGCATCAGTTG CATGTATTTTAGAAGAAGAATGTGACGACCATGATAATGAAGAGCAGTATGAAAATCATGGGATGAATCTTAG CAGTCATATGGTAGAGAGACTCTGTACAAAGAAGGATGGTAGTCAATGCAGAGAAAACTTCAGCCAGATTCCAAATCataatgaaaagaaggaaactcCTACTGAAATAAAACAACCTAAATCCAGGTTGTGTAGGCAAATCTTCATGCGTTATTTATCTTTGAATAACCACCTGAGCTCTCACATTGGACCCAAACTATACCTGTGTCAGGAATATGAAGAAAATTCTTATAAATGTAAGGAACCTGAGAAAGCTTTCAAGCATCACCAACATATTCAAAGACATGAAAGCAGTCCCAGTGGGAAAGCTTTCCACTATTCAGCTTCCCTTAAAAATCATGAAAGAATGCATATCGCTGGGAAACCGTATCAgtgtaagcaatgtgggaaaaGTTTTAGTCGTCTCATTTTCTTTAAACTCCACAAAAATTCTCATAGTGGAGAGAAACCATATCAAAGTAAGCAATGTGGCAAAGCTTTCAATTCTCCCAAGTACtcaggaaaaaatgaaagaacacacACTGCAGAAAAGCCCTATCAATGTCAAAAATCTGGAAAAGCTTTCAGTTCCACTTCTCTTAGAAATCAGGAAAGAACACACACTGGTGAGAAACATTATGAATGTGGGAATGTCTTCAGTTGGCTCAGCTCTCTTGGAGAACATAAAAGAAGTCAGGCCAGAAAGCAGCctcatgaatgtaaggaatgtggtaaaACTTTCCTTTATCCCTTTCTACTTAAAATTCATGAAAGGAGGCATACTggggaaaaaccctatgaatgtaaccATTGTGGTAAAGCTTTCTTTCATCCAACTTCCTTCCGAAGTCATGTAAGAGCTCATAATAAGGAAAAATtctatgaatgtaagcaatgtgggaaagccttcagttctGTTGGCGCTCttggaaaacataaaagaaatcatgatggaaagaagccttatgaatgtaaggaatgcgGTAAAACTTTCCTTTATCAGTATTCCCTTAGAATTCATGAAAAAACtcatactggagaaaaaccctatgaatgtaaacaTTGTAATAAAGATTTCTTTCATCGAACTTCCCTCCGTCGtcatgaaagaactcatactggggaaaaaccctatgaatgtaagcagTGTGGGAAAGCTTTTTTTTATACAGGTTCCCTCCAAAGTCATGAAAGAACTCATAATAaagaaaaaccctatgaatgtaagcaatgtggcAAGACTTTTAGCTTTTCCAAATCTCTTAGCAATCATGAAAGAATGCATATTGTGGAGAAAACTTATGAgtgtaagcaatgtgggaaagctttcagATATTCCATATCTCTTAGGAATCATGAAAAAATTCATACTGTGGAGAAACCGTATGAATGTAAGCAGTGTGGGAAAACTTTCAGATATTCTACATATCTTAGAAATCATGAAAGAATGCATACTAGGGACAAAtcctatgaatgtaagcaatgtgggaaagtTTTCAGACATTCCACTTTTCTTAGTAATCATGAAAGAATGCATACtggggagaaaccctatgaataTAAGCAATGTGAGAAAGCCTTCAGTTCTCCCAGTTCTCTGGCAGCACATAAAAGTAATCATGACAGAAAGAAGCctcatgaatgtaaggaatgcGGTAAAACTTTCCTTTATCCCTCTTTGCTTAGAATTCATGAAAGAATGCATACTGGGGAAAAGCCCTATGAATGTAACCATTGTGGTAAAGCTTTCTCTTATCTAACTTCCCTCCAATGTCATGAAAGAACTCATAATAaggaaaaaccctatgaatgtaaggaatgtggaaaAGCTTTCCGACATCCCATTCTTCTTAGAAATCATGAAAGGATGCATACtggggagaaaccctatgaatgtaagcaatgtgggaaagccttcagttctCCCAATTCTCTTGCAACGCATAAAAGAAATCATGACGGAAAGAAGCCTCATGAATGTAAggattgtggtaaaactttcctTTATCCTTCTTTGCTTAGAAGTCATGAAAGAATGCATACTggggaaaaaccctatgaatgtaagcattGTGGTAAAGATTTCTCTCAACGCACTTACCTTCGTCGtcatgaaagaactcatactGGCATAAAATGCTATGAATATAAGCATTGTGATAAAGGTTTCTATTATCTGTTCTCTCTCTaacatgaaagaactcatactggggaaaaaccctatgaatgtaagaaATGTAAAGCTTTCTCTTATACACATTCCCTCTAA